In Streptomyces dangxiongensis, one DNA window encodes the following:
- a CDS encoding serine hydrolase domain-containing protein — MTTSQEALLPGTRRALLHRIAVAQAEGRAPSLVAAVVRDGQTVWHGARTSVEGHGPDETVQYRIGSLTKIFTAVLVLRLRDAGVLDLGDPLERHLPGTGVGEATIGELLAHTAGLAAESPAPWWERTSGALRPELSDVLGDQPLLHPVGRRFHYSNPGYTVLGALVEELRGASWEKVLREEILEPLGLHRTSAQPRAPHAGGWAVHPWADVLLPEPLEDLGRMAPAGQLWSTTGDLARFASFLARGDDRVLSAESVREMRTPAAPTEAADVMDGATYGLGMQIQRRDGRLLVGHSGSLPGFLANLTISVEDDVAAVVLANCTSGPLLGAVGADLVRIVAEAEPRIPEPWRPLREVEPAVLELAGQWYWGPHAVAMRVTSDGLLVLAPLTGGGRRARFRANGDGTWTGTEGYYAGEVLRPVRRSDGTMSHLDLGSFVFTRQPYDPEAPVPGGVDAEGWRGIG; from the coding sequence ATGACGACATCTCAGGAAGCACTGCTCCCCGGCACCCGGCGAGCCCTGCTGCACCGGATCGCTGTCGCGCAGGCCGAGGGGCGGGCTCCGTCGCTGGTGGCCGCCGTCGTACGGGACGGACAGACCGTGTGGCACGGAGCGCGGACCTCGGTGGAGGGGCACGGGCCGGACGAGACCGTGCAGTACCGGATCGGCTCCCTCACCAAGATCTTCACCGCCGTACTGGTGCTGCGGTTGCGAGACGCGGGTGTGCTCGACCTCGGTGATCCGCTGGAGAGGCATCTGCCGGGCACCGGCGTGGGCGAGGCGACGATCGGGGAACTGCTCGCGCACACCGCCGGATTGGCGGCCGAGTCGCCCGCGCCGTGGTGGGAGCGCACTTCCGGCGCGCTGCGGCCCGAGCTGAGCGACGTGCTGGGTGATCAGCCCCTGCTGCATCCCGTCGGCCGGCGGTTCCACTACTCCAACCCCGGCTACACGGTGCTCGGCGCCCTGGTGGAGGAGCTGCGCGGGGCCTCCTGGGAGAAGGTCCTGCGAGAAGAGATCCTGGAGCCGCTGGGCCTGCACCGTACGAGCGCGCAGCCACGGGCCCCGCACGCGGGTGGCTGGGCGGTGCATCCGTGGGCCGATGTCCTGCTGCCCGAGCCGCTGGAGGACCTGGGCCGGATGGCGCCGGCCGGCCAGCTCTGGTCGACCACCGGGGACCTGGCGCGGTTCGCCTCCTTCCTGGCCCGTGGCGACGACCGGGTCCTGAGTGCGGAGTCGGTGCGAGAGATGCGGACCCCGGCGGCACCCACCGAGGCCGCGGACGTGATGGACGGAGCCACCTACGGCCTGGGCATGCAGATCCAGCGCCGCGACGGCCGGCTCCTCGTGGGGCACTCCGGCTCCCTGCCGGGATTCCTGGCGAACCTCACCATCAGCGTGGAGGACGACGTGGCCGCGGTGGTGCTCGCCAACTGCACGAGCGGACCGCTACTGGGTGCGGTGGGCGCGGACCTCGTCCGGATCGTCGCCGAGGCGGAGCCACGGATCCCTGAGCCCTGGCGGCCCCTGCGAGAGGTAGAGCCGGCGGTGCTGGAGCTGGCGGGGCAGTGGTACTGGGGCCCGCATGCCGTCGCCATGCGGGTGACCTCCGACGGTCTCCTCGTGCTGGCACCGCTGACCGGCGGCGGTCGTCGCGCCCGCTTCCGCGCGAACGGCGACGGCACGTGGACGGGTACGGAGGGCTACTACGCCGGCGAAGTGCTGCGGCCGGTACGGCGCTCCGACGGAACCATGAGCCACCTCGATCTCGGCTCGTTCGTGTTCACGCGGCAGCCGTACGATCCCGAGGCACCGGTGCCCGGCGGGGTCGACGCGGAGGGGTGGCGGGGCATCGGCTAG
- a CDS encoding GNAT family N-acetyltransferase: MGDLEIRDATADDLPAIVAMLADDPLGAQRESPDDLTPYRAALGRLEADPNQHLVVAVREGRVIGTLQLTLVPGLSHKGATRALIEAVRIHADERGSGLGSRLIEWAVDTSRRLGCQLVQLTSDKSRTDAHRFYERLGFTASHEGFKLRL, encoded by the coding sequence ATGGGAGATCTTGAAATACGGGACGCGACCGCCGACGACCTCCCGGCGATCGTCGCCATGCTCGCCGACGACCCGCTGGGCGCCCAGCGTGAGTCACCCGACGATCTGACGCCGTACCGGGCCGCGCTGGGACGGCTCGAGGCCGACCCGAACCAGCATCTCGTCGTCGCGGTCCGCGAAGGCCGTGTGATCGGGACCCTCCAGCTCACGCTCGTCCCGGGTCTGTCGCACAAGGGCGCGACCCGCGCGCTCATCGAGGCGGTCCGGATCCACGCCGACGAGCGTGGCAGCGGACTGGGCAGCCGGCTGATCGAGTGGGCGGTCGACACCTCCCGGCGGCTCGGCTGCCAGTTGGTGCAGCTCACGTCCGACAAGTCGCGCACCGACGCCCACCGCTTCTACGAACGGCTGGGCTTCACCGCGTCCCACGAGGGCTTCAAGCTGCGCCTCTGA